Proteins from a single region of Flaviflexus salsibiostraticola:
- a CDS encoding prepilin peptidase, with the protein MNSWIALAAALACAASGALLVGQIRPFVQDASRWARSPILPAVLSGTAGLGAAALADGWAELAAFAAVGVGSSLLIVIDLAVNRLPDRLVAATLVALVAGLLVAAATAGDWSSFGRSLLAALALCAGYFTLAFISPSGLGLGDVKFAAVVGAFLGWFSWQHVAVGTLLAFALNFAIALGVLLSRRGGRHTDIPFGPWMVAGAILAVLILGR; encoded by the coding sequence GTGAACTCGTGGATCGCGCTCGCTGCGGCCCTTGCCTGTGCAGCATCCGGAGCACTGCTCGTCGGGCAGATTCGTCCCTTCGTTCAGGACGCGTCCAGGTGGGCCCGCTCCCCCATCCTCCCAGCAGTCCTTTCTGGAACGGCCGGCCTCGGAGCGGCGGCCCTTGCGGACGGATGGGCGGAGCTCGCCGCCTTCGCGGCGGTCGGCGTGGGAAGCTCGCTCCTCATCGTCATCGACCTCGCCGTCAACCGACTGCCCGACCGCCTCGTCGCCGCAACCCTGGTCGCGCTCGTGGCGGGACTCCTTGTGGCGGCTGCGACGGCGGGCGACTGGTCCTCCTTCGGGCGGTCGCTGCTAGCCGCGCTCGCCCTCTGTGCCGGGTATTTCACCCTCGCGTTCATCTCCCCGTCGGGCCTCGGGCTCGGTGACGTCAAGTTCGCCGCCGTCGTCGGTGCCTTCCTCGGCTGGTTCAGCTGGCAGCACGTCGCTGTCGGGACCCTCCTCGCCTTCGCCCTCAACTTCGCCATCGCCCTCGGCGTGCTCCTCAGCAGGAGGGGCGGTCGGCACACCGACATCCCCTTCGGTCCCTGGATGGTCGCCGGCGCCATCCTCGCCGTCCTCATCCTCGGACGCTGA
- a CDS encoding sodium:proton antiporter: MTTALIAGLLMVGAVYLILQREMLRIVLGFVLLSQAANVVLLAAGGTSRREQPFGAPDVATTADPLPQAFVLTAIVIAFSITIFMLALSIMGGSNDTTADPGDGGDEAPVGADDSRESGGAA, from the coding sequence ATGACCACAGCTCTCATCGCCGGACTGCTCATGGTCGGCGCCGTCTATCTCATCCTCCAGCGGGAGATGCTCCGCATCGTCCTCGGCTTCGTCCTGCTCAGCCAGGCCGCGAACGTCGTGCTCTTGGCCGCCGGCGGGACATCGCGTCGCGAGCAGCCGTTCGGGGCACCCGACGTGGCGACGACGGCGGATCCATTGCCGCAGGCGTTCGTCCTCACCGCGATCGTCATCGCCTTCTCCATCACCATCTTCATGCTCGCGCTGTCGATCATGGGCGGCTCGAACGATACGACCGCGGATCCGGGCGACGGTGGGGATGAGGCGCCCGTGGGCGCGGATGATTCCCGCGAGTCGGGAGGTGCCGCGTGA
- a CDS encoding type II secretion system F family protein, with protein MRANLNRGGSALIDVEDKEESGPGPLVRLARALTPDTIVRVLERQHMLAGSPQSWPVDRLLVLKLLWIPYAIVESIIVLPVFGTPLFSAMWVVKSIIVYFLPELLLNSEGTKRNERIQLELADTLDQMTIAVEAGLGFDAAMARSAKNGRGPLAEELSRTLQDIRIGRSRRQAFEALTMRTTVVDLRRFLRAVIQADAYGISIADVLRTQAGEMRLKRRQRAEEKAQKLPVKVLAPLMLCILPVLFIVIMAPAVINMIGAFSGL; from the coding sequence GTGCGTGCGAACCTCAACCGAGGCGGCTCAGCCCTGATCGACGTCGAGGACAAGGAGGAGAGCGGGCCCGGCCCGCTCGTGCGACTCGCCCGAGCACTCACGCCCGACACTATTGTCCGCGTCCTCGAGCGGCAGCATATGTTGGCGGGCAGCCCGCAGTCATGGCCGGTGGATCGACTGCTCGTCCTCAAGCTCCTGTGGATCCCGTACGCCATTGTCGAGTCCATTATCGTCCTGCCCGTGTTCGGCACGCCGCTCTTCAGTGCGATGTGGGTGGTTAAGAGCATCATCGTCTACTTCCTGCCCGAGCTGCTGCTCAACAGCGAGGGGACGAAGCGCAACGAGCGCATCCAGCTTGAGCTCGCCGACACGCTCGATCAGATGACGATCGCGGTGGAGGCGGGACTCGGCTTTGATGCGGCGATGGCGCGATCGGCGAAGAACGGTCGCGGCCCCCTCGCCGAGGAGCTGAGCCGCACCCTTCAGGACATTCGGATCGGCCGCTCTCGTCGACAGGCCTTTGAGGCGCTCACGATGCGCACGACCGTCGTCGACCTGCGCCGCTTCCTGCGGGCTGTCATCCAGGCTGATGCCTACGGCATCTCCATTGCCGACGTGCTGAGGACGCAGGCTGGGGAGATGCGGCTCAAGCGCCGCCAGCGTGCGGAGGAGAAGGCACAGAAGCTACCGGTCAAGGTGCTCGCGCCGCTCATGCTCTGCATCCTTCCTGTCCTCTTCATCGTCATCATGGCGCCCGCGGTCATCAACATGATCGGGGCGTTCTCAGGGCTGTGA
- a CDS encoding DUF4040 family protein, with translation MLVASSAILLITTLAAPLATRYLGRGAGWLLALPLALTAVLLGSSGAWEAGSEINEVVPWMPTLDVGLALRLDGLSLLFALLVLLIGAGILIYSTRYLGAKGRHGSFYLLMTAFAFAMLVLVLADDLVLFFVAWEATTLCSFFLIARSGPDAREPAIRTLLVTVAGGLSLLTAVSIMAVRTGTTRISEVLTHPFWQDEPGYAMAAMVLLAVAAFTKSAQFPFQAWLPDSMVAITPVSAYLHAAAMVKAGIYLLLRFSPVFAGNDVWTGMLVISGLITALFGAAAALRRFDLKELLAYSTISQLGLLVAMIGVGTTESLTAAVLHTVSHALFKSALFMLVGAVDHQAGTRDIRHLAGMDVRMPLTTVTLALAAASMAGIPLLLGFVSKELMFTAFLNAPGARPIVFALVGAAAIASMLTFAYSARMVLGLRTGTSGPVVREASPVLWGVPAVAAILGLVFGAMPAPLDGIIGSAASAASGEVLDPHLALWHGWNAAFAVTLVVLTAGTLLVVGRRRVEVLLAPMNLPLSGLRAVDRMRAGTIALGGQMGRLTGTRSPWVHLGIPVVSLVGIAIAGTIGIRELAPAPAPRSQPADWVLVGLIGLAVLSAIRARTRIAAVVVTGVVGFSMTLWFFVLGAADVAMTQLLVEILTVCVMVLILSRLPNRFEPASTRRRIGAGTIAVSAGLATTLGVWALTGRREISPAAEYLITEGEAVTGGSNIVNTILVEFRALDTLGELTVLGVAGLAMAALLRSRAPSEPLTAELVEETPLTDGAANSVFTRTITRVIGPGIILFSLFLLLRGHNEPGGGFISALVGGAGVALLYLSARSDESAPIRAPYMGLIGAGILIGIGTGLLGFIDGSFLAPISIEVAGTKLVSSLIFDVGVYLAVIGVIYAAFNLLGTRRPTDADHVTPVRTQP, from the coding sequence ATGCTTGTCGCGAGCTCAGCGATTCTTCTCATCACCACGTTGGCCGCCCCTCTGGCAACCCGTTATCTGGGCAGAGGCGCCGGCTGGCTCCTCGCGCTCCCGCTCGCGCTGACCGCGGTCCTTCTCGGATCCTCCGGCGCATGGGAGGCTGGATCCGAGATCAATGAGGTTGTGCCGTGGATGCCCACGCTCGATGTCGGCCTCGCGCTGCGACTCGATGGCCTCTCGCTCCTCTTTGCGCTACTCGTCCTGCTGATCGGCGCGGGAATCCTCATCTACTCGACGAGGTATCTGGGAGCCAAGGGTCGGCACGGGTCCTTCTATCTCCTCATGACGGCCTTTGCGTTCGCGATGCTCGTTCTCGTCCTCGCGGACGACCTCGTCCTGTTCTTCGTCGCCTGGGAGGCGACGACGCTGTGCTCGTTCTTCCTCATCGCACGGTCGGGACCCGACGCTCGCGAGCCCGCCATCCGCACCCTTCTTGTCACGGTCGCGGGCGGGCTCAGCCTCCTGACTGCCGTGTCGATCATGGCGGTCCGCACGGGCACGACCCGGATCTCCGAGGTGCTCACCCACCCCTTCTGGCAGGACGAGCCGGGGTACGCGATGGCGGCCATGGTCCTCCTCGCCGTCGCCGCGTTCACGAAGTCCGCCCAGTTCCCCTTCCAGGCGTGGCTGCCGGACTCGATGGTGGCGATCACCCCCGTCTCCGCCTACCTGCACGCGGCCGCCATGGTCAAAGCCGGCATCTACCTCCTTCTCCGCTTCTCGCCCGTCTTCGCGGGCAATGACGTGTGGACGGGCATGCTCGTCATCAGCGGTCTGATCACGGCGCTCTTCGGCGCCGCAGCAGCGCTGCGCCGCTTCGACCTCAAAGAACTCCTCGCCTATTCGACGATCAGCCAGCTGGGTCTTCTCGTCGCCATGATCGGCGTCGGGACGACCGAGTCACTGACGGCGGCCGTCCTCCATACGGTGAGCCACGCGCTCTTCAAGTCGGCGCTGTTCATGCTCGTCGGGGCGGTCGACCATCAGGCAGGCACGAGGGACATCCGGCATCTCGCGGGCATGGATGTGCGCATGCCGCTGACGACGGTCACGCTCGCCCTGGCCGCGGCGTCGATGGCCGGCATCCCGCTCCTCCTCGGATTCGTCAGCAAGGAGCTCATGTTCACGGCCTTCCTCAACGCACCCGGTGCACGGCCCATCGTCTTCGCCCTCGTCGGGGCCGCGGCCATCGCGTCGATGCTGACCTTCGCCTATTCGGCCCGTATGGTGCTCGGGCTGCGGACCGGCACCTCAGGCCCCGTTGTGCGGGAGGCCTCGCCGGTGCTGTGGGGCGTCCCCGCCGTCGCGGCGATCCTCGGACTGGTCTTCGGCGCCATGCCGGCGCCGCTCGACGGGATCATCGGATCCGCCGCGAGCGCAGCGAGCGGCGAGGTCCTCGATCCCCACCTGGCACTCTGGCACGGGTGGAATGCGGCCTTCGCCGTCACGCTTGTCGTGCTCACCGCCGGCACCCTGCTCGTCGTGGGTCGACGCCGGGTGGAGGTGCTGCTCGCACCAATGAACCTTCCCCTGTCGGGCCTGCGGGCCGTCGATCGGATGCGGGCGGGGACGATTGCGCTCGGTGGTCAGATGGGCAGGCTGACCGGCACTCGGTCGCCCTGGGTTCACCTCGGGATCCCCGTCGTCTCGCTCGTCGGCATCGCCATCGCCGGCACCATCGGCATCCGGGAGCTCGCGCCGGCACCCGCGCCGAGGTCACAGCCCGCGGATTGGGTGCTCGTCGGCCTCATCGGCCTTGCCGTCCTCTCGGCGATCCGTGCCCGGACCCGCATCGCCGCCGTCGTCGTCACGGGTGTCGTCGGCTTCTCCATGACGCTGTGGTTCTTCGTTCTCGGAGCGGCTGATGTCGCCATGACTCAACTGCTCGTCGAGATCCTCACGGTCTGCGTCATGGTCCTCATCCTCAGTCGCCTGCCCAACCGGTTCGAACCGGCCTCGACGCGTCGACGAATCGGAGCGGGGACCATCGCCGTCAGCGCCGGCTTGGCGACAACCCTCGGGGTGTGGGCGCTGACGGGGCGCCGGGAGATCTCGCCCGCCGCGGAGTATCTCATCACCGAGGGCGAGGCCGTCACCGGCGGCAGCAACATCGTCAACACGATTCTCGTCGAATTCAGGGCCTTGGATACGCTCGGTGAGCTCACCGTCCTCGGCGTCGCGGGCCTGGCGATGGCGGCTCTGCTGCGGTCCCGGGCCCCGTCCGAGCCGCTCACGGCCGAGTTGGTCGAGGAGACTCCGCTGACGGATGGGGCTGCCAACTCCGTCTTCACACGCACGATCACCCGCGTCATCGGCCCCGGCATCATCCTGTTCTCGCTCTTCCTGCTTCTGCGCGGCCACAATGAGCCGGGCGGCGGCTTCATCTCCGCGCTCGTGGGCGGTGCCGGTGTTGCCCTGCTCTACCTGTCGGCCCGCTCCGATGAGTCGGCGCCGATCCGAGCCCCCTACATGGGACTCATCGGCGCAGGCATCCTCATCGGCATCGGCACCGGCCTGCTCGGGTTCATCGACGGATCCTTCCTGGCCCCGATCAGCATCGAGGTCGCCGGGACGAAGCTCGTCAGCTCGCTCATCTTCGACGTCGGCGTCTATCTCGCGGTCATCGGCGTCATCTACGCCGCGTTCAATCTTCTCGGAACACGCAGGCCGACCGACGCAGACCACGTCACACCAGTGAGGACTCAGCCATGA
- a CDS encoding fluoride efflux transporter FluC produces the protein MSALLLVSLAGGLGASARFVLDGLIRAHSDGPTPRATIIINVTGSFLLGLLIGVTAGVLLPASALLVVGTGFLGGYTTFSTASVETARLIQKQEIGPALFSGLGTLVLGTGSAALGLWLGSPS, from the coding sequence GTGAGCGCGCTGCTCCTCGTCTCCCTCGCGGGCGGCCTCGGTGCGAGCGCCCGGTTCGTCCTCGACGGCCTCATCCGCGCCCACAGCGACGGCCCGACACCGCGAGCGACGATCATCATCAACGTGACCGGCTCGTTCCTCCTCGGCCTCCTTATCGGCGTCACCGCAGGCGTTCTCCTTCCCGCGAGCGCCCTGCTCGTCGTGGGCACCGGCTTCCTGGGCGGGTATACGACCTTCTCGACCGCGAGCGTCGAGACCGCCCGCCTCATCCAGAAGCAGGAGATCGGCCCGGCCCTGTTCTCAGGCCTCGGCACGCTCGTTCTCGGCACGGGCTCGGCGGCGCTGGGCCTGTGGTTGGGCAGCCCCTCCTGA
- the def gene encoding peptide deformylase gives MIHPIVITGDPVLHSPADRVTEFDSALSDLVEDMVETTIAAPGVGLAAPQIGIGKQIFVWVYGDQDEAPPRGVAINPQLFIEPIQPDTPTAADREGCLSFPDEKFALLRSPRAILRAQDVTGRAYELEASGWFARILQHEYDHLQGTLYVDRLTGSDAETASRITTERGWGRPGLSWMP, from the coding sequence ATGATCCATCCCATCGTCATCACCGGTGATCCGGTGCTCCACTCCCCCGCCGACCGCGTCACTGAATTCGACAGCGCACTCTCCGACCTCGTCGAGGACATGGTCGAGACGACCATTGCCGCGCCCGGCGTCGGCCTGGCCGCACCCCAGATCGGCATCGGGAAGCAGATCTTCGTCTGGGTCTACGGCGACCAGGATGAGGCGCCGCCCCGCGGGGTCGCCATCAACCCCCAGCTCTTCATCGAGCCGATCCAGCCGGATACACCGACCGCGGCGGACCGGGAGGGGTGCCTGTCGTTCCCGGACGAGAAGTTCGCCCTGCTCCGCAGCCCCAGGGCGATCCTGCGCGCGCAGGATGTGACCGGCCGAGCCTATGAGCTTGAGGCAAGCGGCTGGTTCGCTCGGATCCTCCAGCACGAGTACGACCATCTCCAGGGCACCCTCTACGTCGATCGCCTGACTGGCAGCGATGCCGAGACTGCCTCGCGCATCACCACCGAGCGCGGTTGGGGGCGCCCGGGACTATCGTGGATGCCGTGA
- a CDS encoding fluoride efflux transporter FluC yields the protein MTRPTALEDHSDAALSIEPHHAVHDSRTRIFEDATKRPVHLRARFILLVFLGGALGTAARYGLGFLLPVDAGIPWSILVANLAGSFLLGMLLESLIRRGPDVGLRRAIRLFVGTGFLGGFTTYSALAADTASLMGDDGVGLGLLYATGSVLLGIAAAGIGIAVASLTRRARR from the coding sequence GTGACAAGGCCAACCGCCCTCGAGGACCACTCCGACGCTGCCCTCTCGATCGAGCCACACCACGCGGTGCATGACTCGCGCACCCGGATCTTCGAGGACGCGACGAAGCGGCCGGTTCACCTGCGTGCCCGATTCATCCTCCTCGTCTTCCTCGGCGGTGCTCTCGGCACCGCGGCGAGATATGGTCTCGGATTTCTTCTTCCCGTCGACGCGGGCATCCCCTGGTCGATCCTCGTCGCCAACCTGGCCGGATCGTTCCTCCTCGGGATGCTGCTCGAGTCCCTCATTCGACGCGGACCGGACGTTGGGCTTCGTCGCGCGATCCGGCTGTTCGTCGGGACCGGCTTCCTAGGCGGCTTCACCACCTACAGCGCCCTCGCGGCGGATACAGCGAGTCTCATGGGAGATGACGGGGTGGGGCTTGGGCTTCTCTATGCAACGGGAAGTGTCCTCCTCGGAATCGCGGCGGCAGGCATCGGCATCGCCGTCGCCTCCCTCACCCGGAGGGCACGGCGGTGA
- the orn gene encoding oligoribonuclease, with protein MYVNQLTNPIVWIDCEMTGLDIVNDGLVEISVVITDSDLVPVDEGLDLVIKPTPEALASMGDFVRNMHTESGLIDEWDEGLDLAEAESRVLEYLRERVPAKRAPLGGNSVGTDKAFLERDMPAVIDHLHYRVIDVSTLKELARRWYPRTYFAAPAKFGNHRALGDIYDSIDELRYYRSVLMPEGDGPSSEEARKKAKAILDSRTQLSVQSSTEA; from the coding sequence TTGTACGTGAATCAGCTCACCAACCCCATCGTGTGGATCGATTGTGAGATGACAGGGCTCGACATCGTCAACGACGGTCTCGTCGAGATCTCCGTCGTCATCACCGACTCCGATCTCGTCCCGGTCGACGAGGGTCTTGATCTCGTCATCAAGCCGACGCCGGAGGCGCTGGCCTCGATGGGCGACTTCGTGAGGAACATGCACACGGAGTCCGGCCTCATCGACGAATGGGATGAGGGCCTTGACCTCGCCGAAGCTGAATCGCGAGTCCTCGAGTACCTGCGAGAGCGCGTCCCCGCGAAGCGGGCCCCGCTCGGCGGCAACTCGGTCGGCACCGACAAGGCCTTCCTCGAGCGGGACATGCCCGCCGTCATCGACCACCTCCACTACCGCGTCATCGACGTCTCCACCCTCAAGGAACTGGCCCGCCGCTGGTACCCGCGCACCTACTTCGCCGCCCCGGCGAAGTTCGGCAACCACCGTGCGCTCGGCGACATCTACGACTCGATCGATGAGCTCCGCTACTACCGCAGCGTCCTCATGCCCGAAGGCGATGGCCCGTCGTCCGAGGAGGCACGGAAAAAGGCGAAGGCGATCCTCGACTCGCGCACCCAGCTCTCCGTCCAGTCCTCCACGGAGGCCTGA